The Astatotilapia calliptera chromosome 4, fAstCal1.2, whole genome shotgun sequence genome segment GCATTGTACGTAAAGGTCGTGAAGAATGTGGTCCCACGCCGCTGCAATGAAACCAGAAGTCCTGTGTTTTCGCCGTGTCGTAAAGCGGCTGGTACTGCGGCTGGCTGGCAGCAGAGGAAGTGGTTTACTTGTTTTCTCATTTCCTCTGTCACTGAAAATGCTCAACGCACTTGGTTGACTTGTAGTTTTTCTAGCAGAAGATCGAGTCTTACTCCGTTATTGGTTATTAGCCACAGCAGCGCCTCTGCAGAGGTGAATTATGAAGAACGCTGTGGGCCGTTTGTCCAATGAGACGTCTGCATCGATGAGTCACGACCAGCTACAGGACACGCTGGTGTCCGCTCAGTCACTCTGAGTCACTCGCTTTGTGCCGTAAACAGTTAATTCAATGCAAAGGTGCCTTAAGCCTGTGtcctttctaatggccagcagggggcgactcctgtgGTCTGAATGTAGAGAAACCTGAAACACTTTACAGCCAGGTTATGGTCCCAGTCTTTAGTTTGCAGGCTTTGTGATACAACTCGATGTTCATGTTGTAAATTATGGTCACACTCGAGGTAAAACAGAAGATGAAGCAGGGCATTCGGGACACCGTGTGCCTCTCAGGGACAACACGTTTCTGTtttgtctgtgatttaaaaacaacatgattACTGAGGCCTGATTCTGTTTGCTGGAGTCATTTTTCAGCCTCTGTCATCTGTGCAAATACATCTTCTAAGTGCTTAGTTTCAGGTTACGCTGCGTTCTGGGTGTGTTTAGTAAGTATCCCTCCCTCGTGTGTGTGACAGCAGGCCGGGAGGATGTCTGTGGAGGTGGACGTGTTGCTGCAGGAGGCGAAGGAAAGCATCGAGGCGGCGCAGAACTACCGCAGCGAACTCCAGCAGCGCCTGCATGGCCTCAACCAGGCCCGTAAACAGGTACTGCATCCTGATTTGTGATCTGTTGTGAAGCTCAGGCCTCGTGTTTCCCTCCTCCTGTGATGCGCTTCACTCCCTCAGTGCTTTCTTTGTCGGTTTCACTGCACCCGCTCACTCTGAAAGACTCGTGCAGGCCCAGGCGGTGTGATTTGTCTTCGCTCCTGACTCAGAAGAATCCCGGGAGAGTaaattctcccccctccctccctctctgctaTCTCTTCCTTCCCCCTGCTGTCTAGTTTTACCCCTCCAGCTGCTCGCAATAAACAatgctgctgtttcctgtcGCTGTGGACGGACAGCGAGCCTTAGAGGAGAGATTAAAAAAGGAGAGCGGGAGAGAAACGAGGCAGATTTTGGTCCAAGAACATAAAATATgggattgttgttttttcattcagAATAAGCAgcaactgcagttcctctaatctCCACAGGGGGCTCCAACAGTGAGTTGGTCTGGTTAAAATGACGGACATAGACGTGTGCACATGGTGGTATAAAAATGGGTATCTATAGATTATTGAGGGGAAGGCATAGAGTTGGCGGGGGAGGTTATTTTACCATAAAGACCATCTTCCAATGAAAATGGAGCGACAGAAAAGCTGAGGGACGAGAGCGCCGACTAACCAGGACAGGATGGCagccattaaattcaaaatataCCTAAAAATGCCGCCACCAGGGGGCATAGTGGATGATTCTGGGTTCAAACATCTCTTCTTTTAGTGATTCttaattggctgtaggtgtgggtGTGAGAGTGTGTCGCGTCTCTCTGATTGGATGTGTTTAGCTGTACCCCGCCTCTCTGGCAGCGAGGACAGGCTCCAGCCCTGTGCAGCTGATAATCACCTACACTGTTCAGGGTTATATTTGAAGTTGACCCCACCCCCCTTTCAGCCTAAGCTTGTTAGGTTACTTACACATAAAGTGGCTAAAAACACTAATAAAGAAGTTAAAAAGGAGATTTCCTGGTAAGCAgataaggataagcagaagggGATGGATGGAAGGAACTGTAAGTGCTTTTATTGCAAACTAAATGTTCAGAAGTCGCTGACGCTCTGATGACTTGATGGCATGGCTGAGCTGCTCCCGTAGGTGTAATATGTAGGTGACCTGGGGCATAATCATGTATTCCTTTGCTCCACGAGCGACTTCCAGTTGGtaaatctgcctttttttttccagtttttatctTTCTCTGACATGATCTCTATCAGAGGGttgctgctggtgctgctgtctgtgatccGGTTACTTTGAATTCCTGTCTGCCTTTCCATCAGTATTTTGTCTCCTGCAAGAGTCGCCACGCTAACTGAATCAGTGCGGTCCAGAGCACATAATGTATCACAAAGCAAACCTGAGCCCCTCCAGCTGATCCACACACACGTACAGTTTGCCTCATCCAGAGAAACAATCTGCAGACTTATTAGACTTGTTAGTAAAATTCGATGTGGGatgtgtttcatttgttttgttagtgCAGCTGAGACTCCCTCCACCTCCCTCAGCTGTTCCATCGCACGTTATCCTGGATCGAGatgtgctttcttttctttcccatGACCCCCCGATTTCCCACAGAGGGAGACGGCTCCCCACCAGATTATAGTCCaggaaacaacacacacacacacacacacacacacacacacacacacacacacacacacacacacacacacagagcgaaTAAGGGATAccaaagtgtgtgtttgagatctGAGACAATGCTATCACTGCAGCATCTCTCTTCTTGTAAGAGGAAAACTATTTCTGTCCTGCCTCGTGTTTGGATCATATCTTTAGTcttattttacttttcaaatCCCAAAATATTGATAATTGCTCATCTGTGTCCAGCTGATAATCCTCAGGATATGATGCCTCTGCTGGAGaactgctcacacacacaaaaagatccGAGTGTACTCTGGCAGAGCGGCTTTCCGTCGTCATACAGTCCCTGCTTTATCAGTGCAGCAGTTGTCAATCAGCCTTCCGTTTCCTGCCGTCGCTCTCCGTGTACTCATTGTGAAATCTCACTCTGTGTGTTCTGCAAAGAGGAACTGAAACATGACCTCCGCCGCTGCAGATGACGAGTAAGTCAGCTTCCTGATGAGCTGCTGGTGTGTGCAGATGGTCCGCACCGCCTCTGTGTGAGGTGTAACCTGTCATAGCGCTAACTGCGGCGTAACTGTGGCTGGTCATTCAATGAAACTCTATCGGTTCCTCCCAAACGAAACCCCAGAATCAACCgactgtgtttttaatgtataATAACTTCAGTACGTGTGATGAAGCCCTGCAGAACTTTACCTTTATACTCTGAATGTTTCCTGATTTATAAGCGCTTAAAGTACAACCCCACAACAGCTGGGACGCTGTGTGCAccgtaaataaatacagaaggtGATGATTTGTGCATCTCAGCACAGACTGTGGGTTTCTGTGGCTGCTGGAGACGGGCAAAGTAAACGTTTCTACAACCAACTCAATATAATCTCATCAAAAGGCTCTGAGATGAGGCAGGTACCCGTGATCTTCAGGCACTCAGGCAgcgctgcattaaaaacaggcacgATTCTGGGATGGAAACGAGTGCACGGGCTCAAaaacacttccagaaatcacCGTCTGTGCGACCTTTCACCGGATGAGCTCATCTGGAGCTTCACGAACCCACAACAGGACAAAGAAGAGCCAGGACTGCTGAGCAGCGACAATCCTCCATCAGGCATTTGTCTCCCAACAGtgcagcagctgctcagctCACAGATGTTTACAGATGTTGAAGGAGAGAAGATGCTCCTCAGTGGGAAACACGACCCCGACCCGACTTTTAGAAACGTGTTTTCACATCAGATTCCAGATGAACTCATTTTTTCCTTGATGGTCTTGAGACTGAGCGCTCAGACGACACTGGCAGGTCGAAATTTGGTACTTTTGAATTtgcattattattgttgttatttttcagcTTATGTTACAATTAGTGTGCTGACGATCTGCCACACTGcctttaaatgttatattttcccTTCACGCAGCCCCTTTATGTTTATTTCAGAGCTCACTCTTTGGCTAAAATCTGTTCAGGAGCTGAAAAgagcaaagacaaaagaaaacacaaaacagcaacaattaGCACCAATAAAGCTAACGAGGAGACGTCTGATGACAGAAACACTCGGTTATGTCGTTCTCTCTCGGAGTCGCGTCCTCACCTGTTTTTACCTTCTTCCTCTTTGATTGGTGGCTCAGATTCGAGGCAGCTCGGGTCAGGCCCGCGAGACCCTCCGGAAGCACTTTGCCGAGCTGCAGGCGGCGGCTACTCGACTGCTGGCGGAGCGGCTGGCTAACCTCCTGACCGAGGTCGACACCATCGAGGCCGACAGCATCAAGCCGTTGGACGACTGTCAGAGCCTGATCGAGCACGGCGTGGGCCAGGCCGACGAGCTGCTGAGAGAGGGTGGGTCGCACAAACGCTGCCACGAACACAGCTGCAAACTATTATTTTCAAGAAGGAGAGACGATGATTTACAGCCACCACAGTTTTCACAATTATTCAGAGCAAAAGCAAGCCCAGAAAGATGATCCATGCTTATTCTCTGCAGGAGAAGCAGCTCTGCGATGTGGTCTTGGAGAAAAGGAGGACAAACTGGGCAGCTTCACGAAGAAGGCCATGCACATCCAGCTGGACAGGTGATACGGGCGAAGGTGTTTCGCTGCAGGTGTTTAAAGGAAAAAGTTAATCAGCTGCTGTTTAGAACTGTGTGCGTGTTTTCCAGCCTGCCAGAGGTTCCAGCGTTGGTGGACGTGCCGTGTGTCTCAGCCCAGTTTGATGACTCCCTGCTGAGCCTGCTGAGGGACCGGGTGGCTCGCCACGGCGCCGTCTCCTCCCACCCGCCCGTCCAGATAGAGGAGCTGCAGGAGAGACCAGGCAGCATCCTGGTTCGCTGGTGTAAGGTCAGCAGGGGTAAACGGGACACACACGGTGCTTTTCCAGGTGAAGAGACTGAGCAGGAAGCTTGTTGGAGTTTGCAGAGCGTAACAAAAGACCTTATCAAGCCCACGATCTGAGATAATGCTGAGCCTATTGTTTAAAGTCCCATCGCACCACACAGAGGTGGGTAGGAAGATCCAGtcagctttcaaaataaaagttcccAGGCAGGCTGCTCACTCGCTCTGTAAAACGCTCGTAGTGGTGtgacttttaatgttgtggacGAAAACCAGACTACTCGACTCAAACAGTGAAAGTTAAGGTCGGTGTAATGAGGAGGTTAAACTGCCAGTGTAATTAAGGGCTCTTTGAACTTACTACTGACATTTCTTGATCATAAATGGACTTCAGAAGTTCAGAGAAGtcctttaagtttgagtttTCACAGCATTTAAACTTCACCTGAGTGTCAGCCTCTGCAGTGAAGTCTTCTCTGCACCAAAATCCTTCGAGCACGTCTGTTTGTATGGATAAAATCATGAAGTTAATTTAGTCTCTGGTGGAAACACACGTGTTCCTTTAAGTTTGTGCCGAGGAATCGCAGCTCAAATATGGACATTTGTTGTTACAATGTAAAACTTGGTGAAATGAGGAAGTACATTATTCTGCATCTTAATTAAAACTGGACATTATCGTTGGTGCTTCAGGTGGACGAGGACTTCGCGGCTGCAGATTATCGGCTGCAGTACCGGCGCTCCGGCAGTGGGGGAAGCCAGTATGAGGACGCCTACATCGGGCGGGAATCGGAGTTCCTGGTTCTCCACTTGGACCCTCACACGGATTATTTGTTCAGGGTCTGCGCCCGCGGGGAGGGTCGCACCGAGTGGAGCCCCTGGAGCATCCCGCAGACGGGCTACACCACGCTGGCACCGCACGGTAGGTGGAGACATCCGAGAGAGGGAAACCCTGTAGCAGCAAACGGTGAAGTTCACTCGTGTCTGAGTTACTAAAGCAAATCAAAGACCTGCATCTCTTCCCAAAAGCCTTCCAGGCTTTTAAGCCACTAAAATCAGATGCTCCAGTAAGAAACAGAGATTTCACCTCCTGTTGGCTACAGATAACTTTAAAGCAATAATATTATTACTCTATCGTCCTTCAAGGACCTCTGTCTCGTGTTTGTGACCTTTCTCTAAAATATTTGCCagttttcattctgtttttaactctcagacCCTTTAACGCCTCCCGGGTTGCAGCTGAAATAACAGAGCTGTGAATGCAGTCGCGTTGGTAATTGTTTGCAGGAACCGTGACATCATCACAGGCCTGTAAGCATTTATGTGCGCAGGACTCGCTGCAGCCTTCTCATGCAGTCACTAGCCAATCAGTGCACCTCTAACAGGAAGGCAGCATCTAATGGAAACATCAGCatgacctctgtgtttctgtACTATCAGCAGAGACCGTCTCTGTCTCCACTGCAGTATGGAGCCGTGTTAATATATAGAAACCTGAAAGTTTAAACTGAAGCAGATCAGGTCCGCTAACGAacgctgtgtgtttgttttatcttCCAGAGTGGCGTTCAGGGACCGAGGGCTACATCCTGAGCAGCAGGAAGAACATCGCTTTGCGCAATGACTCCTCCCAATCGCGCTGCCCTGTCCTCTACTCCAAAGCGCCCACCTACTTCTGCGGCCAGACGCTCACGTTCAAGTACGCCCACAACAAAGCTTTAAAGATGGAGATCTTTCCATTTCTCTCCTGGACGTCACGTACAGATCATATGTAAATCCACAGTTAGATGCTAACggcgtgtttttgtgtgtctgtgcaggaTCTCTGCAGCGGGTCAGATGGATCGGAGGGACAGTCTGGGCGTGTGCATAGACAGCGAGAGTGAGGAGGAGTCACTACAGCGGGACCAGGCTGTCTGCATTTCCACCAATGGTATGCCGCCTCAGATAGACTTGAAAAACTCAGCTTGTACAGGGCGAGTCTGCGTGGCTCACAGCTGAGGATTCGAGCCTGAAAGTCGTTAGTCTCcttgaaaatgtttgttttttggcagatAAGAAAGGCTCTCACCCCCAGccggtttcttcctgttaaaggggagtttttccttcccacagtcgcCAAGTGCTTTCTCAAAGGGGGTcgtttgattgttgggatttctctgtattaatccaagcaccttgaggcgactgcagTTGTGAATCGgtgaaatacaaacaaaactgaattacACCAGAGACAATAGTGCACTTGTCAGGGACTATTTTCAGTGGCGGATTCATTTCTAATGGGTCCTTTTcaaagactgtaaataaatgatgagGCCAGTGCAAATTGTTCTTGTTTagacacatttaaacacaatgTTTAAAGTCGAGGCTTTAAAATGGGAGGAGTCACTATCAGATGGCGGATCCACAGGGTCTAACCACCACGCTACTGTTTTCCTACAGCGGCACTTTAAGCTTCATTGAAGTataaaaacaggctgcagaCTGTTTAGATTCCATTATTCCAAAAACTGCTCTTGAAGTCTCTAATTTCTGTTGATCAGATCTGAAAAGTCATTTCCTTCAAGTTCTGATGCTCTGATACTTTGAAAGGTTGCTCTTGATGAGGCTTTCTGTGTGGACGCCATGTTTTAGATCAATGGTTTCCCTCCTGGTGGGAGATGGAGCCATTATAGGGATTAGATTTCCGGGCAGGATTGTGAGTATGGACCATAATTTAATTTATTCCCAGTTATGGGATGTATAATGTTTGAAGCCACTCACTGAAAGGTGGAgccaaaattaaattaaaaagaaccCCACCAGATGTCGAAGAAGAAGAACTGGTGATGCTGCAAAGATGAAGAAACAGTCTGGAGACGAGTTTCAGGCAAATCAACTCAGACTGTTTCTGTGGTGCTGACGTGTTGATGCAGAAGCAAAGAGCAGAGCATCGTCGGAGACGAGGAGACAAAGAGACTTAAAGCAAAATCACCGAAGCTGAAAACAGGAGAGTGGAAAAACCTCCTGAAGTGTAGAATTCCTCTGTGGGAAGCATTTAAACGAGATGCTtgaaaattaaacttcaaactTCAATTTAACTAAAGTTCAGCTTCGATTcttttttatgataaataacaaatgttgaattctctcaaaCTTCTTCTCCTCAGGTGCCGTTTTCGTCAACGGGAAAGAGATGACCAACCAGCTGCCCGCCGTCACCGTTGGCTCCGCCGTCACCTTTGACATGGAGGTGGTGAGCCTGTTCCCcatcagcaacaacaacacgaGCGAGGGCGGCAACTTCAAGCTGAGGGTGACGATCGGCTCGGGGAACCGCGAGGTGGTG includes the following:
- the crlf3 gene encoding cytokine receptor-like factor 3 gives rise to the protein MSVEVDVLLQEAKESIEAAQNYRSELQQRLHGLNQARKQIRGSSGQARETLRKHFAELQAAATRLLAERLANLLTEVDTIEADSIKPLDDCQSLIEHGVGQADELLREGEAALRCGLGEKEDKLGSFTKKAMHIQLDSLPEVPALVDVPCVSAQFDDSLLSLLRDRVARHGAVSSHPPVQIEELQERPGSILVRWCKVDEDFAAADYRLQYRRSGSGGSQYEDAYIGRESEFLVLHLDPHTDYLFRVCARGEGRTEWSPWSIPQTGYTTLAPHEWRSGTEGYILSSRKNIALRNDSSQSRCPVLYSKAPTYFCGQTLTFKISAAGQMDRRDSLGVCIDSESEEESLQRDQAVCISTNGAVFVNGKEMTNQLPAVTVGSAVTFDMEVVSLFPISNNNTSEGGNFKLRVTIGSGNREVVFDWLVDQPVDCLFFGCSFVHSGWKVLVF